One window from the genome of Corynebacterium sp. SCR221107 encodes:
- a CDS encoding DUF4229 domain-containing protein, which produces MTENSSAPEPVRDPAVRAAARKNVTLYGLARLGLFIVLTVVIQLIAVAIDAPVPLLISATLALLVAMPLSMFVFKGMRIRATEAVALWDSQRKAHKEWVRQELANR; this is translated from the coding sequence GTGACTGAAAACTCATCCGCACCGGAGCCGGTGCGCGATCCCGCCGTTCGCGCAGCCGCCCGCAAGAATGTGACGTTGTATGGCCTCGCCCGCTTGGGGCTTTTCATTGTGCTCACCGTGGTCATTCAGCTCATCGCCGTGGCCATTGATGCGCCCGTGCCGCTTCTGATCTCAGCGACGTTGGCGCTTCTCGTCGCCATGCCGTTGTCGATGTTCGTGTTCAAGGGGATGCGCATCCGCGCCACCGAGGCCGTGGCCTTGTGGGATTCCCAGCGCAAGGCACACAAGGAATGGGTCCGCCAAGAGCTGGCCAACCGCTAG
- a CDS encoding 1,4-dihydroxy-2-naphthoate polyprenyltransferase: protein MSLNESNGPQASYPGATPAQWLEGARPHTWANAFAPVIAGTGAAAFAGAASWWRALLAAVVAWALIIGVNYANDYSDGIRGTDEDRTGPLRLTGSRLVEPKKVKYAAFLSFGVAAVAGIALSIASAWWLILVGAACILGAWFYTGGKNPYGYRGLGEVAVFVFFGLVAVIGTQFTQAGTVTWVGLVVAIAVGSMSSAVNLVNNLRDIPTDAESGKITLAVRLGDARTRTLYAILVCIPFVVTALLATQTLWAIAAIVVAPLLWQASRPVMTDAGGKALIPVLGATGRSMAIWSVITALALGFGG, encoded by the coding sequence ATGTCTTTGAACGAATCGAATGGTCCACAGGCTAGCTACCCGGGCGCCACCCCAGCCCAGTGGCTCGAAGGCGCACGCCCGCACACGTGGGCCAATGCCTTCGCCCCGGTCATCGCCGGCACCGGCGCCGCCGCCTTCGCGGGTGCTGCAAGCTGGTGGCGCGCGCTTCTGGCGGCCGTGGTGGCGTGGGCGCTGATCATCGGCGTCAACTACGCCAACGACTATTCCGATGGAATTCGCGGCACCGACGAAGACCGTACCGGACCGCTACGGCTTACCGGTTCGCGCCTCGTGGAGCCGAAGAAGGTGAAGTACGCGGCCTTCTTATCCTTCGGAGTGGCGGCGGTGGCGGGCATCGCACTCTCCATCGCTAGCGCGTGGTGGCTCATCCTCGTGGGCGCGGCCTGCATCCTGGGCGCTTGGTTCTACACCGGCGGCAAGAATCCCTACGGCTACCGCGGCCTGGGCGAGGTCGCCGTGTTCGTCTTCTTTGGCCTCGTGGCCGTGATCGGCACCCAATTCACCCAGGCGGGCACCGTCACCTGGGTTGGCCTCGTGGTCGCCATCGCGGTGGGTTCGATGTCCTCGGCGGTCAATCTGGTCAACAACCTGCGTGACATCCCCACCGACGCCGAATCCGGCAAGATCACCCTCGCCGTGCGTTTGGGCGATGCACGCACCCGCACCCTTTATGCCATCCTGGTGTGCATTCCGTTTGTGGTCACCGCGCTGCTTGCCACCCAAACGCTGTGGGCAATCGCCGCCATCGTCGTGGCCCCGCTGCTGTGGCAGGCCTCGCGCCCGGTGATGACCGACGCCGGCGGGAAGGCTCTCATCCCGGTCCTGGGTGCCACCGGTCGCTCCATGGCCATCTGGTCGGTGATCACCGCCCTAGCCTTGGGATTTGGGGGCTAG